The genomic region CTCTCGGCAGAGGTCGAGATGGAGCGGCGCAGCCGTCTCGAGGGTGACGAGGAGGGCCGCGGTCTACTCGAGCGGCTCGACACCGCGGATTTCGCCGCCGCGGCCACCGAGGTACACGGGCCGGGGTTGCGCGTGACAGCCACCGAGCCCGGCGCCGCCCGCGACCTGTCCGACGTGTCCAAACAACGGATCCAGGGCAGTCCGCAGGTGGTGCTCGACCGCGACCTGCAGTTGGTGGTGAACTCGTTGTGGGTCAGCGGCGCCGAGGCCATCGCCGTGGGGGGTGTGCGGATCGGTCCCAACGTGACGATCCGGCAGGCGGGAGGGGGGATCCTGGTGGACAACCAGCCGATCGGCAGCCCGTACGCCGTCGTGGCCATAGGACCGCCGCGCGCCATGGCAGATGTGTTCGACCGCAGCCCCGGACTGCACCGGTTGCGGCTGCTTGAGGCCTCCTACGGCGTGGGGGTCGAGGTCAGCGCCGCCGACGACCTCGCCGTCGCCGCCGGATCGGTCCGCGACCTGACATTCGCTAAGCCGCTTGGCCCCTGATGATCGGAAGTACATGATCGGAATCGTCGCGCTCATCGCCGGAATCGTGCTCGGGTTGGTGTTTCACCCCGATGTCCCCGATTTCATCCAGCCCTATCTGCCGATCGCGGTCGTCGCCGCGCTCGACGCGGTGTTCGGCGGCCTGCGGGCGTATCTCGAGCGGATCTTCGACTCGAAGGTCTTCGTCGTGTCCTTCGTGTTCAACGTCCTGGTCGCCTCGATCATCGTCTACGTCGGTGATCAGCTCGGGGTGGGCACACAACTGTCCACCGCGATCATCGTCGTCCTGGGCATCCGCATCTTCGGTAACGCCGCCGCGTTGCGGCGCAGGCTGTTCGGAGCGTGACGATGAACGAGCATGACCCGGAAAAGCATCACGGCAGACACGAGCTTCCGCCCGACGAGCCCATCCGGTCCATCGGTGAACTGCAGCCCAGCGGTGTGGCCGGAATCCTGCGCCGCGGCCGGGCACAGCTCGGATTCGGCACGTTGGCCATCCTGCTGTGTCTGGTACTCGGTATCGCGATCGTCACGCAGGTCCGCCAGACCGAGTCGGGGGACTCCCTGGACACCGCCCGACCGGCCGACCTCCTGGTGCTGCTCGACTCGCTGCAGCAACGCGAGGCCGCGCTCAACACAGAGGTCACCGACCTTCAGCGCACGCTCGCCGCGCTGCAGGCCTCCGGCAGCAACGATCAGGCCGCCATCGAGAATGCCCGGGCCCGCCTGGCCGCGCTGTCCATCCTGATCGGCACGGTGGCCGCGACGGGGCCCGGTGTGACTCTGACCATCGGCGACACCGCCCCCGGCGTGTCGCCCGAGACGATGCTCGACGTGATCAACGAACTGCGTGCCGCAGGGGCTGAGGCGATGGAGATCCGCGATGCGAGCAGTGAATCCGGGGGCCCCACGATCCGGGTGGGAGTGGATACTTGGGTGGTGGGCACCGCGGGCAGCCTGATCATCGACGGTGTCACCATGAGCCCGCCGTATTCGATTCTGGCGATTGGTGATCCGGCGACTCTTGCTGCCGCGATGAACATTCCCGGCGGGGCGATGGACAGTGTCGAACGTGTCGGCGGCACAATGACCGTGCAACAGGCCGACACGGTGAACGTGACCGCCTTGCGGCAACCGAAACCTCGCCAATACGCTCAGCCGGGCAAGTGACAGCCGTAGCACCACGCAGAACCTAGGAGCGCCGTGAGCGAGACCCCGTCCGACCTGTTCTACACCCCCGAGCACGAGTGGGTGCGGCGCACCGGCGACGACACCGTGCGGGTCGGTATCACCGACTACGCACAAGCGGCGCTGGGCGATGTGGTGTTCGTCGATCTCCCGTCGGCGGACGCCGACGTCACCGCGGGCGCCGAGTTCGGCAACGTGGAGTCCACGAAGTCCCAATCCGAGCTGTACTCGCCGCTGACCGCGAAAGTGATTGCGGTGAACGAAGATCTGGCCGACTCGCCCGAACTGGTCAACTCCGACCCATATGGCGCCGGTTGGCTGATCGACCTGCAGGTCGACGCCGCCGCGCTTGCGGAGGGTCTGGCCGGGCTTCTCGACGCGGACGGGTATCGTGCCACTCTCGACGAATGAACGATTCCGGCGGTGGTGGACACATCGGACAACCCCGCGCGGTACGGTCGTGGTGACCCCACAACGGTCGGCCGCGCAGCGCCGAGCTTTGTGCCAGACATCGCCACAGCAGCCAGTTAGGAGCAGCGGGTGACGGAAAACGACACCAGTTCGGGAGCCGACCAGTCCTCGGATGAAGTCACGGTCGAGACCACATCGGTCTTTCGTGCCGACTTCCTCAACGAGTTGGACGCGCCGGCCTCGGCGGGCTCCGAGAGTTCCGTTTCGGGGGTCGAGGGACTTCCGACGGGTTCGGCATTGCTGGTCGTCAAGCGTGGCCCCAACGCCGGCTCCCGGTTCCTGCTCGATCAGGCCACCACATCGGCCGGACGGCATCCCGACAGCGACATCTTCCTCGACGACGTCACGGTTAGCCGGCGGCACGCTGAGTTCCGCCTGGAGTCCGGCGAGTTCCAGGTCGTCGACGTCGGCAGCCTCAACGGCACCTACGTCAACCGTGAGCCGGTGGACTCCGCGGTGCTCGCCAACGGCGACGAGGTTCAGATCGGGAAGTTCCGTCTGGTGTTCCTGACGGGCCCCAAGACCGACGACGGCAGCCCGGGCAGCTAGTGACCGCCCCCGACACCCCTGCGCTCGCCGGGATGTCGATCGGGGCGGTCCTCGACCTGCTGCGACCCGACTTCCCGGATGTGACCATCTCCAAGATCCGGTTCTTGGAGGCCGAAGGGCTGGTCACGCCGGAACGCACACCTTCGGGGTATCGGCGCTTCACCGCTTATGACTGTGCGAGGCTGCGGTTCATCCTGACCGCGCAGCGCGACCACTATCTGCCGTTGAAGGTCATCAAGGCTGCGCTCGACGATCAGCCCGATGGCGAGATCCCGGCGATCGGTTCGGCCTACGCGGCGCCGCGCCTGGTGCCGGTATCCGACGATCCCACTGATCCCGACGCGTCCGACGCTGCCGCAGGTAGATCGGTAGCGCGGCAGCAGGTCCGGTTGAGCCGCGAGGATGTTCTGGCCAAGTCGGGAGTCGACGAAGAGCTGCTCTCAACCCTGGTCAGGGCGGGCGTCGTCAAGCCGGGGACGGCCGGGTTCTTCGACGAGTACACGGTCATCACCCTGCAGTGCGCACGGGCGCTGGCCGACTACGGCATCGAACCGCGCCACCTGCGCGCGTTCAGGTCTGCCGCGGACCGCCAGTCCGACCTGATCGCTCAGATCGCGGGACCCGTGGACAAGACCCGAAAAGCCGGCGCCCGCGATCGGGCGGACGACCTGGCCCGTGAGGTGGCGGCGCTGGCGATCACATTGCACACGTCGTTGATCAAGTCCGCGGTGCGCGACGTTCTGGATCGCTGAGGACTAGACTCGGCTCGACGGATTTGACGGTGCGGAGGGCGTACACAGATGGGTGAGGTTCGTGTGGTCGGCATACGCATCGAGCAGCCGCAGAACCAGCCGGTCTTGCTGCTGCGCGAGTCCAATGGCGATCGTTATCTGCCCATCTGGATAGGGCAGACGGAGGCCACTGCGATCGCGCTGGAGCAGCAGGGCGTTGAGCCGGCGCGCCCGCTGACTCACGACTTGATCCGAGATCTGATTGCCGCCCTTGGCCATTCACTCAAGGAAGTCCGGATCGTCGCGTTACAGGAGGGCACCTTCTACGCCGACCTGATCTTCGACCGGGACATCACGGTGTCGGCCAGGCCGTCGGACTCGGTGGCGATCGCCTTGCGCGTCGGTGTGCCGATCTATGTCGAGGAGGCAGTGCTCGCCGAGGCGGGTCTGTTGATCCCGGACGAGGGCGACGAGGAGGGCACCGGCGCGGTGCGCGAGGACGAGGTCGAGAAGTTCAAGGAGTTCCTCGACAGCGTGTCGCCCGATGACTTCAAGGCGACTTGAGCGCAGGTAGCCGGTTGGTCACGGATCCGTCTCACGAATGTCGACACGCCGCGAGGTTTGCGGTAACCGCGATCTGGACAGCCATAATTTGATCTAACTTCAGGCGGTCACGGGCCTTGCCGGGAGCGTATGCTCGACAAGTTCGAGCTTGGAGCAAACGCGCTGACCGTGGTCTCGACTGTGACGCACGAAGCGAGTTCGATTCGGCGAGAGGATGGACAGTGGGCGACACGCCACGTCAGGAGCAGTTAGATCTGTCGTCGGGGGGTACGTCCGTCCAGCCTGGACCGACCGTAGCCGCCGAGCCAGTTCAGGGTCGACTGTTTCCCGATGACTCGGTACCCGACGAACTCGTCGGTTACAGGGGTCCGAGCGCCTGCCAGATCGCGGGGATCACGTACCGCCAGCTCGACTACTGGGCGCGTACATCACTGGTCGTGCCGTCGATCCGCAGTGCGGCCGGCTCGGGTAGTCAGCGGTTGTACTCGTTCAAGGACATCCTGGTCCTCAAGATCGTCAAAAGACTGCTGGACACCGGCATCTCACTGCACAACATCCGGGTGGCGGTCGATCACCTGCGCCAGCGCGGTGTGCAGGATCTGGCCAACATCACGCTGTTCTCCGACGGCACCACCGTCTATGAGTGCACGTCCGCCGAAGAGGTCGTCGACCTCCTCCAGGGCGGCCAGGGTGTGTTCGGCATCGCGGTGTCGGGCGCCATGCGCGAGCTGACCGGTGCGATCGCCGATTTCCCAGGTGAGCGCGCTGACGGCGGCGAGTCGATCGCCGCACCCGAGGATGAACTGGCATCGCGTCGCAAGAGTCGCGACCGCAAGATCGGCTGACGTCTCACCAACCCTGCCGCTGCCGGTAGAATCAGCAGCGCATCGCCCTCGCGCGGGAGAGCTTCGTGACTGCCAGTCACGGACGCCGAAGGAGCAACACCTCTCCGTCAACCTCTCAGGCACCCAGGACCGCGCCGGGCCCCGATGCCTCTGGAAAGTGGCAGGTGATCCTGCCCGCCCATGGGGAAAGGCCATCTCCGCGCATCGCCCCGGGGTAGCCGAATCTCTCAGGCGCCCGGTACGGGTCGACGACAGAGGGGGAGGACCGCAACGAATCGTGCGTTCTGAACCCGAGAGGTCCACGTGTCCGGTAGTCATCCCCATTTCTCGGCCGATCATCACCAGCCCCGCTTCGCCGACCGTCATATCGGACCGGATTCGGATGCCGTGGCGACGATGCTCCAGGTCATCGGCGTCGATTCGCTTGCCAGCCTCGCCGAGAAGGCCCTGCCCGCGGGGATTCTCGACGCGCTGACCGCGGACGGTCTGGCCCCCGGTCTCGATCAGCTGCCACCGCCGGCCACCGAGGAGCACGCCCTGGCCGATCTGCGCGCCATGGCCGATGCCAACACCGTCGCGGTGTCGATGATCGGACAGGGTTACTTCGACACCCTCACCCCACCGGTGCTGCGCCGCAACATCCTCGAGAACCCGGCCTGGTACACCGCGTACACCCCGTACCAGCCGGAGATCAGCCAAGGCCGACTGGAGGCGCTGCTCAACTTCCAGACCATGGTCGAGGATCTGACGGGGCTCGAAGTGGCCAACGCGTCGATGCTCGACGAGGGCACCGCCGCCGCCGAGGCGATGACGTTGATGCACCGCGCGGTGAAGGGTTCCGCCAACCGTCTCGCCGTCGATGCGGACCTCTACCGCCAGACCGCGGCAATCCTGGCGACTCGGGCCGAGCCACTCGGCATTGAGATCGTTACCGCCGACCTGCGCAACGGACTGCCCGAGGGCGACTTCTTCGGTGTCATCGTGTCGCTTCCCGGTGCGAGCGGCATTGTCAACGACTGGAGCGACCTGATCGCGTCCGCTCACGACCGCGGCGCGCTGGTGGCCGTGGGCGCCGACCTGCTCGCGCTGACCCTCATCACGCCGCCCGGAGACATCGGCGCGGACGTGGCCTTCGGCACTACTCAACGCTTCGGTGTGCCAATGGGTTTCGGTGGACCCCACGCCGGATACCTCGCCGTGCACACCAAGCACGCCCGCCAGCTGCCCGGCCGCCTGGTCGGTGTGTCGGTCGACGCCGACGGATCCCCGGCGTACCGCCTCGCGCTGCAGACCCGCGAGCAGCACATTCGTCGCGACAAGGCGACCAGCAATATCTGTACCGCACAGGTACTTCTCGCGGTGACGGCGGCGATGTACGCCAGTTACCACGGCGCCGACGGCCTCACCTCGATCGCGCACAAGGTTCACGGTCATGCGCTCGCGGTGGCCGCGGGCCTGTTGTCCGCAGGGGTGACCGTGGTGCACGACACATTCTTCGACACCGTGCTGGCCCACGTGCCCGGGCGGGCCGAGGAGATCCGTGCGCAGGCCAAGGACCGTGGCATCAACGTGTGGCTGGTGGACGCCGACCACATCTCGGTGTCGTGTGACGAGGCGACGTCCGCCGAGCATGTCGAGCAGGTTCTGGAGGCGTTCGGCGGCACCCGCGGTGGGCACCACTGGGAGGGTCCCGAGATCCACACCCGCACATCGACCTTCTTGGCGCACCCGGCGTTCACGCGGTACCGCACCGAGACCGAGATGATGCGTTACCTGCGCGCGCTGTCGGATAAGGACATCGCGCTGGACCGCAGCATGATCCCGCTAGGCTCGTGCACGATGAAGCTCAATGCGGCCGCCGAGATGGAGCCGATCACCTGGCCGGAGTTCGCGCGCCAGCATCCGTTCGCGCCCGCGTCCGACACACCGGGCCTACGCACGCTGATCGCGAACCTGGAGACCTGGCTGACCCAGCTCACCGGGTACGACGCGGTGTCACTGCAACCCAACGCCGGTTCGCAGGGGGAGTACGCGGGACTTCTGGCGATTCGCGCCTATCACCAGAGCCGCGGCGATCACCGTCGCGACATCTGCCTGATCCCGTCCAGCGCGCATGGCACGAATGCGGCGTCGGCGGCCCTGGCCGGAATGCGTGTCGTGGTCATCGCGTGCCGCGACAATGGTGACGTCGACCTCGACGATCTGCGGGTCAAGATCGCCGAGCACGCCGATACGGTTGCGGCACTGATGATTACCTACCCGTCGACGCACGGCGTGTACGAGCACGACGTCTCCGAGATCTGCGCCGCGGTGCACGACGTCGGCGGCCAGGTGTACGTCGACGGCGCCAACCTCAACGCGCTGGTTGGCCTGGCACGGCCCGGTAAGTTCGGCGGCGATGTCAGCCACCTGAACCTGCACAAGACGTTCTGCATCCCGCACGGTGGCGGCGGTCCCGGTGTCGGGCCCGTCGCGGTCCGCTCGCACCTGATCCCGTACCTGCCGGGCCATCCGCTCGCCGACGAGCTCACCGACACCTACACGGTGTCGGCCGCCCCGTACGGGTCGGCGTCGATCCTGCCGATCACGTGGGCCTACATCAGGATGATGGGTGCACCGGGGCTGCGTGCGGCGACGCTGACCGCGATTGCATCGGCGAACTACGTCGCCCGGCGCCTTGACGAGTACTACCCCGTGCTCTACACCGGCGAGAACGGCATGGTCGCCCACGAGTGCATCCTGGACCTGCGCCAGATCACCAAGAGCACCGGCGTCACCGTCGATGATGTGGCCAAGCGGCTGGCGGACTACGGTTTTCACGCCCCGACCATGAGCTTCCCGGTGGCGGGCACGTTGATGGTGGAACCGACCGAGAGCGAGAGCCTCGCCGAGGTGAACGCCTTCTGCGACGCGATGATCGCCATCCGGGCCGAGATCGATCAGGTCGGATCGGGTGCCTGGCCGGTCGATGACAATCCGCTGCGCGGCGCGCCGCACACCGCCGAGAGCCTGTTGGTCGAGAACTGGGACCATCCCTACACCAGGGAGCAGGCCGCGTATCCGCTGGGCAAGGGATTCCGGCCCAAGGTCTGGCCGCCGGTGCGCCGCATCGACAGCGCGTACGGCGATCGGAATCTGGTGTGCTCTTGTCCGCCGGTCGAGGCGTTCGCCTGACCTAGTCCGCGAACGTCGGTTACCGTCACGCCCCAATGGAGAGGGCGGGGCGGTAACCGACGTTCAGCGGCGAACGTGACGTGGGGTCAGGGCAGCACGCTGGACAGCGCTGCGGTCAGTTCCGGTCCCACGGCGCTGTTCAGGTTCTGGTAGGTGCCGCCACTGATCTGGGACACCGCTTCCCAGGTCGCCCGGTCCGGGTCGGTGCCGAAGTCAATGACGTTGACGGCGACCGGCTTGCCCGGCTGGAAGGTCTGGCGGATGAACTCCTGCAGCCCGGCACCATCAAGCGACTGGTCGGTGTGGGGGCCGGTGGTGATGACCAGGACCGAGTTCGCCTGGCCGTCACGATAATTCGCCACGGCCTCGTTGTAGATCAACCGCAGCGTGGTGAAGGACACCGCGCCACCGCCGGACGCGACCTGATCTCTCAGGTTGCTGGACAACACCTCCGAGCGGGGCTGCCCACCGACCGGATCGCCCAGCGGACCGAACGGCACCTCGGGGCGTCCGGCGACGCCGTCGAATGTCCACAGCCCGACGTCCGCGGTCGGTGACAGTGTCTTGATTCGTTCGTCGAGTGCCGCGGTCACGTTGGCGACCCGACTACGGCCACCCTCATCGGCGTCCATCGACTGCTCCAGCATGATGGTGACGGCCGGATTCGCCGCGGGTGCGCTGACGGTCTCGGCGAGCGTGGCACGCAACGCGTTGTCGCCCACCGACACCGGGTCCGCGAGCGGTCCGAAGTCGGTGACATCACTGTCAGGGGTTTCGCCGCCGTCGGTCCGGAAGCCCGCCTTGCCGAACTCGGCCAGCGCCTCTGGCTTGCGGAGGAAACGGGCGAACTCGCTGGCCGCGCTGACCTGCTCCTGGGCCAGCCAGTCGCCGGCCAGCAGCACGGTCGGGTAGTCGGCGATCGCGGCGGGGCCCGAGGGCAGCCACCCCGCGAGCTTGTTCGAGGCGTCGGGCAGCGAGGCGGCCCGTTGATACAGCTGCTGCTCGGTGCTCACCACCGCGTGCACGGAGGAGGCGGCGGGGTCGCTGCCCGCCAACAGTGCCTCCATTGCCGTGGATGCCTTGGTGTCGGCCAGTTTCGGCTGACCCGCCAACAGTGTGTTGATCGCCGACGCGCCTGCCGTGGCGGGCGCGCCAGCGGGGGCGCTGGCTGTGGCGACGGCCTCGGCCGCGACGAAGGTCGCGTCGGCGTCACCGGAGAGCGGCAGTGCCAGTCGAAGCCCACCCCAGCCGGGGAGGTTGAGCGCGTCGAGCGCGGTCTGGTTGGTCTGCAGTGGCGGCAGATCCGACCAACTCCGTTGCGCTAGCGCCGTCTTCAGTTGCGGGCGGACCGCCAACAGCACGGGCGATGTGACCAGCGACCGACTGTCGCTGGTGATCGCGCCGCCTGCGGCGGCCTCCAGCCTGGCCACGGACACCGTACTGCCGGGAATCCACAGTGCGGGACGTTCGCCGAGCTCGGCGGGCCAGGTTCCGGAGAGACCGTTGATCACATCGTCAGAGTCGGCGGAGCGGACGCCGACCTTGACGCACTTGTCGCCGACCGGGGCCGCGGACTGGCTGTACTGCTCGGCGAGCGGGCCGACCTGGTCGGCGATCGACGGATCGACGACCACCGCGACGGCGACCTCGCCCTCGACACAGCGGGCCGCCGACACCTGCGAGCGGTTGGACAGCACGTCACCGAAGAAGCGCCACAGGATGATCGCGCCGACCACGACCACGACGGTGACGAGCGCGACGATCACGCTGACGCTGACACCGCGCCGTTTCGTGGTGATGGCGCGGTGGCTACCGGTCCATTCCCCGTCCCAGTCGCTGCCATGCTGAGGTCCATCGAGCGGTGGACGCGGAGGCGGCGGGTTCGACGCGAACGCTCGCGTCGGCGACTCGTCGTCCTCTAGGCCGTCGCTGTCGTAGCCGTCGGCGTCGTATTCGTCGTCGGCGAAACCATCGTCGGCATATCCGTCGTCGGTGAGATCGTCGCCCGTCGGGCTGCCGAGGTATTCGAAGTCCTCGTCATACCGCGCGGTGCGTTGCGATTGCCAGTACGCGTCATCGCGGTAGTCGGGCTCGGGCTTGCCGTAGGTCGAGCCAACATCGTTGCCCTCGCCGAAACCCGTTTCCCGATAAGGGCTTTCGCCGTAACCCGGCTCGCGCCGCGGTTCGTCGTCGTACCCGGGTCCGGTGGTGGGCTCGTCGGATCCGTGAACATGCGGTTGGTCCGCATCGAAATCCTGCGGCTCATCCGCCGAATCCTCGGGATCGGGAACGCTGTGCCTACCCATCCCCATCCTCTGCGCTCGTGTTGTTGGCTGGTCTTAGGCCCGACGCGTCACCATTCGTTCGGCTCCGCCGCTTCACCAATTGTTCGGCTCGAAGCGACACATCGCGTGGCCCCGCCGAAGTCTAGTCACTAGCCGGTGTGACGGGCCTTGAACTCGCGGCGGCGGCGATGCAGGATCGGCTCGGTGTATCCGTTGGGCTGATCGGCACCGGACAGGATCAACTCCTGAGCGGCCGCAAACGCGATGCTCGCATCGGGATCGGGTGCCATCGGCAGGTAGTCGGGATCCTTCCCGTTCTGCTCGTCGACGACGGCCGCCATCCGGCGCAGGCTGGCGTTGATGTCCTCCGCGGTGATCACGCCGTGGCGCAGCCAGTTGGCCAGCAACTGGCTCGAGATGCGCAGTGTCGCGCGATCCTCCATCAGGGCGACATTGTGGATGTCGGGAACCTTCGAGCAGCCGACACCCGCGTCGATCCAACGCACCACGTAGCCCAGGATCGACTGGCAGTTGTTGTCGACCTCCTCGCGGATCTCCTCGGGTGCCCACGCCAACTCCTTGGAGAGCGGAATGGTGAGGAGTTCGTTGATGGTGGCACGCTTCTTGCCCGCGAGTTCCTTCTGCACCTCGAACACGTCGACCAGGTGATAGTGCATCGCGTGGAGCGTCGCGCCCGTCGGGGAGGGCACCCAGGCAGTGGTGGCGCCGGCCTTGGGCTGACTGATCTTCTGCTCGACCATATCGGCCATCAGGTCGGTCATGGCCCACATGCCCTTGCCGATCTGGGCCTTGCCGGACAGCCCCGCGGCCAAGCCGGTGTCGACGTTCGCGTCCTCGTACGCCTTGATCCACGGCTGGCTCTTCATCGCGCCCTTGCGGACCATCGGGCCGGCCTCCAACGAGGTGTGGATCTCGTCGCCGGTGCGGTCCAGGAAGCCGGTGTTGATGAAGACCACACGGTCGGCGGCTGCCTTGATGCACGCCTTGAGGTTCAGCGTGGTGCGGCGTTCCTCGTCCATGATGCCGACCTTGAGGGTGGCCTGCGGCAGACCGAGCACATCCTCGACGCGGCTGAACAGCTCGCAGGTGAACGCGACCTCGTCGGGTCCGTGCATCTTGGGCTTGACGATGTAGACCGACCCGGTGCGGCTGTTGGCGTACGGACCATTGGCGCCGTCGTTCTCGGAGCCGTCTCGCAGGCCGTGCATGGCGATGAGCCCGGTGAACAGCGCGTCCTGGATGCCCTCGGGCACCTCGTTGCCCTCGCCATCGGTGATGGCGTCATTGGTCATCAGGTGTCCGACGTTGCGGACGAACAGCAGGCTGCGTCCCGGCAGCGTGAGCTCACCCTCCCCGTCGGGGGTGGTGAAGACACGGTCAGCGTTGAGCACGCGGGTGAACGTCTTGCCGCCCTTGGCGACCTCTTCGCTCAGGTCGCCGCGGTTCAGGCCGAGCCAGTTGCGGTAGCCCAGCACCTTGTCATCGGCGTCGACCGCGGCCACGGAGTCCTCGAAGTCCATGATCGTGGTGATCGCGGACTCCAGGACGACGTCCTTGATACCTGCCTTGTCGGTCGCGCCGACGGGGGAGTCGGGGTCGACAAGGATCTCGACGTGCAGACCGTGGTTGACCAGCAGCACCGACCACTGCGGCTTGTCCGGCTTGCCGGTGTAGCCGACGAACTGCTCTGGGGCTGCCAGGCCGACCGAAAGGTCATCGCCATAGGTGACCAGCAACTGGCCGTCGTCGATCTTGAGGCCGGTGGCGTCGCTCCAGGAGCCTGCGGCCAGCGGCACGGCCTCATCCAGGAAGTTGCGCGCGTAGGCGATCACCTTGTCGCCGCGGATCTGGTTGTAGCTGGTGCCCTTCTCGGCGCCGTCCTCTTCACTGATGACGTCGGTGCCGTACAGCGCGTCATACAGCGAGCCCCACCGCGCGTTGGCGGCGTTGAGCGCGAAGCGGGCGTTGAGGATCGGGACCACGAGCTGCGGACCCGCAGTGCTGGTGATCTCATCGTCCACACCCGAGGTGGTGATGCTGAAGTCGGCGGGCTCGGGCAGGAGGTAGCCGATATCGGTGAGGAACTGCTTGTACTCGTCGGCATCGTGCGGGCCGATGGCACGTTGGCGATGCCACTTGTCGATCTGCGCCTGCAGTTCGTCGCGGCGAGCCAGCAGGTCCTGGTTCTTCGGGGACAGATCGGTCACGACCTTGTCCACGCCCGCCCAGAAGCTATCGGGGTCCAGCCCGGTGCCGGGCAGGGCCTCGTTATTGACGAAGTCATAGAGCACGCGCGCCACCCGCAGGGCGCCAACGTTCACGCGATCGGTCATGTCTCCTCCTCGAGCGTCGATCTAGCTTAGCCGCCGGTAAATGCGGTCAACCGATGCGCTCCCGCGGTGAGTAGCAGGTCACATCGGTCGGCGAGGCCGGCCCGAAGGGGCGCCGCACGCTCGGCGACGTCCTGCTGTGCGCGGACGTATTCGGCTCGGCCCGCCGGTGTTTCGATGGCGATCGGCTCGAAACCGTAGTCAGTCAGGTCATACGGGCTCGCACGCATGTCGAGTTCGCGAGCGTCGGCGGCCAACTCGAGGCAGTCCTGCACGAGTTCGGAGTCGACGAGCGGCCCGAGTTTGAAGGACCACTTGTAGAGATCCATGGCGACGTGCAGACATCCCGGCTGCTCGTGTGCGACCTGATCCGCTCGGGTGAGCGGTTCGGCGTTGCGCGGTACGGCAGCAGGTGTGAAGAAGCGATAGGCGTCGAAGTGGCTGCACCGCAATGGCATCGACTCGACGACGGCGTCAGTCCCGGCGCTCCCGAGCCGCAGCGGCACCTGATCATGGCGGACCTGCGGCGCGCGATAGACCATCGCCCACTCGTGCAGCCCGAAGCAGTTGAGCCGGGCCGGCCGATGCGATGTGGCGCGCAGCAGATCGGCGATGAACTCGACAGTGTCGATCCGGGTGGCCAGGTAGTCAGGGGTGACGCCGACGGTGGCACCCGTTCGGCCGTACCCCGCCCGCTCCAGGTAACGCTCGGCCGAACGTCCCGTCAGGTGGGTGCCGAAACCCGGGTGCCAGCGCCGAAGGTGTTTGGGACGCAGGCTGTAGTAGGTGAACAGGAAGTCCCACACCGGGTGGGCCTCACCGCGCCGGGCCCGGCGCTGGTGCGGTTCGACGAACAGGTCGACGCGCTCCGCGTGACATCTCTCACGGTGGGTCCAGTCGGCCTCGGTC from Mycolicibacterium sp. YH-1 harbors:
- the gcvP gene encoding aminomethyl-transferring glycine dehydrogenase gives rise to the protein MSGSHPHFSADHHQPRFADRHIGPDSDAVATMLQVIGVDSLASLAEKALPAGILDALTADGLAPGLDQLPPPATEEHALADLRAMADANTVAVSMIGQGYFDTLTPPVLRRNILENPAWYTAYTPYQPEISQGRLEALLNFQTMVEDLTGLEVANASMLDEGTAAAEAMTLMHRAVKGSANRLAVDADLYRQTAAILATRAEPLGIEIVTADLRNGLPEGDFFGVIVSLPGASGIVNDWSDLIASAHDRGALVAVGADLLALTLITPPGDIGADVAFGTTQRFGVPMGFGGPHAGYLAVHTKHARQLPGRLVGVSVDADGSPAYRLALQTREQHIRRDKATSNICTAQVLLAVTAAMYASYHGADGLTSIAHKVHGHALAVAAGLLSAGVTVVHDTFFDTVLAHVPGRAEEIRAQAKDRGINVWLVDADHISVSCDEATSAEHVEQVLEAFGGTRGGHHWEGPEIHTRTSTFLAHPAFTRYRTETEMMRYLRALSDKDIALDRSMIPLGSCTMKLNAAAEMEPITWPEFARQHPFAPASDTPGLRTLIANLETWLTQLTGYDAVSLQPNAGSQGEYAGLLAIRAYHQSRGDHRRDICLIPSSAHGTNAASAALAGMRVVVIACRDNGDVDLDDLRVKIAEHADTVAALMITYPSTHGVYEHDVSEICAAVHDVGGQVYVDGANLNALVGLARPGKFGGDVSHLNLHKTFCIPHGGGGPGVGPVAVRSHLIPYLPGHPLADELTDTYTVSAAPYGSASILPITWAYIRMMGAPGLRAATLTAIASANYVARRLDEYYPVLYTGENGMVAHECILDLRQITKSTGVTVDDVAKRLADYGFHAPTMSFPVAGTLMVEPTESESLAEVNAFCDAMIAIRAEIDQVGSGAWPVDDNPLRGAPHTAESLLVENWDHPYTREQAAYPLGKGFRPKVWPPVRRIDSAYGDRNLVCSCPPVEAFA
- a CDS encoding substrate-binding domain-containing protein, which gives rise to MGRHSVPDPEDSADEPQDFDADQPHVHGSDEPTTGPGYDDEPRREPGYGESPYRETGFGEGNDVGSTYGKPEPDYRDDAYWQSQRTARYDEDFEYLGSPTGDDLTDDGYADDGFADDEYDADGYDSDGLEDDESPTRAFASNPPPPRPPLDGPQHGSDWDGEWTGSHRAITTKRRGVSVSVIVALVTVVVVVGAIILWRFFGDVLSNRSQVSAARCVEGEVAVAVVVDPSIADQVGPLAEQYSQSAAPVGDKCVKVGVRSADSDDVINGLSGTWPAELGERPALWIPGSTVSVARLEAAAGGAITSDSRSLVTSPVLLAVRPQLKTALAQRSWSDLPPLQTNQTALDALNLPGWGGLRLALPLSGDADATFVAAEAVATASAPAGAPATAGASAINTLLAGQPKLADTKASTAMEALLAGSDPAASSVHAVVSTEQQLYQRAASLPDASNKLAGWLPSGPAAIADYPTVLLAGDWLAQEQVSAASEFARFLRKPEALAEFGKAGFRTDGGETPDSDVTDFGPLADPVSVGDNALRATLAETVSAPAANPAVTIMLEQSMDADEGGRSRVANVTAALDERIKTLSPTADVGLWTFDGVAGRPEVPFGPLGDPVGGQPRSEVLSSNLRDQVASGGGAVSFTTLRLIYNEAVANYRDGQANSVLVITTGPHTDQSLDGAGLQEFIRQTFQPGKPVAVNVIDFGTDPDRATWEAVSQISGGTYQNLNSAVGPELTAALSSVLP